The Accipiter gentilis chromosome 7, bAccGen1.1, whole genome shotgun sequence genome includes a region encoding these proteins:
- the LOC126040932 gene encoding mothers against decapentaplegic homolog 6-like isoform X1: protein MFRSRRAGLVRRLWRQRCAAASPEDSPGALKPAAHALFKKLKDEELELLVQAVESRGAWESGCVWAPRGELRGAKQALPPQVLLCRLYRWPDLRQPHELKHLCYCTRGRGGCGDTAALCCNPHHFSRLAAPETPPPPYSKASCGPSWPDEPQHPGTQFMEFSYNGGDWRDTSLSQNTIKDGYWCKLAYWEHRTRVGRLYAVHDASVNIFCELPRGSGFCLGQLPATHCSRAVRRARGKIGRGLLLSREPGGVWAYNRSEHPIFVSSPTLGPPSARGLTVLKVLPGYSVKVFDYEWAGGVGSWRLPGEGPCDPHSVRISFAKGWGPCYSRQFITSCPCWLEVLLNQPH from the exons ATGTTCCGCTCGCGCCGTGCTGGACTGGTGAGGCGGCTGTGGCGGCAGCGCTGTGCAGCAGCCAGCCCCGAGGACAGCCCCGGAGCCCTCAAACCGGCAGCGCATGCCCTCTTCAAGAAGCTTAAGGAcgaggagctggagctgctggtgcaggCGGTGGAGAGCCGGGGTGCCTGGGAGTCCGGCTGTGTCTGGGCACCGCGGGGGGAGCTGCGGGGGGCCAAGCAGGCGCTGCCCCCTCAGGTCCTGCTCTGCCGTCTCTACCGCTGGCCTGACCTCCGCCAGCCCCACGAGCTCAAGCATCTCTGCTACTGCAccaggggccgggggggctgcggggacacAGCTGCACTCTGCTGCAACCCCCACCACTTCAGCCGCCTGGCTGCACCTG AGACCCCTCCACCCCCCTACTCGAAGGCATCCTGCGGTCCCTCCTGGCCGGAcgagccccagcaccccggcaccCAGTTCATGGAGTTCAGCTACAACGGTGGGGACTGGCGTG ACACCAGCCTCTCACAGAACACCATTAAGGACGGCTACTGGTGCAAACTGGCTTACTGGGAGCACCGAACACGTGTGGGCCGCCTCTACGCCGTGCACGACGCGTCAGTGAACATCTTCTGCGAGCTGCCACGGGGCAGCGGGTTCTGCCTGGGCCAGCTGCCAGCCACCCACTGCAGCCGAGCCGTCCGGCGGGCACGCGGCAAGATCGGCCGGGGGCTGCTGCTGAGCCGGGAGCCGGGCGGCGTGTGGGCTTACAACCGCAGCGAGCACCCCATCTTCGTCAGCTCGCCCACCCTGGGGCCCCCCAGTGCCCGCGGGCTCACCGTCCTCAAGGTGCTGCCTGGCTACTCAGTGAAGGTGTTTGACTACGAGTgggcggggggtgtggggagctGGCGGCTCCCCGGGGAGGGCCCCTGCGACCCCCACAGTGTCCGCATCAGCTTTGCCAAGGGCTGGGGGCCCTGCTACTCCCGGCAGTTCATCACCTCCTGCCCGTGCTGGCTGGAGGTCCTGCTGAACCAGCCGcactga
- the LOC126040932 gene encoding mothers against decapentaplegic homolog 6-like isoform X2: MFRSRRAGLVRRLWRQRCAAASPEDSPGALKPAAHALFKKLKDEELELLVQAVESRGAWESGCVWAPRGELRGAKQALPPQVLLCRLYRWPDLRQPHELKHLCYCTRGRGGCGDTAALCCNPHHFSRLAAPETPPPPYSKASCGPSWPDEPQHPGTQFMEFSYNDTSLSQNTIKDGYWCKLAYWEHRTRVGRLYAVHDASVNIFCELPRGSGFCLGQLPATHCSRAVRRARGKIGRGLLLSREPGGVWAYNRSEHPIFVSSPTLGPPSARGLTVLKVLPGYSVKVFDYEWAGGVGSWRLPGEGPCDPHSVRISFAKGWGPCYSRQFITSCPCWLEVLLNQPH; the protein is encoded by the exons ATGTTCCGCTCGCGCCGTGCTGGACTGGTGAGGCGGCTGTGGCGGCAGCGCTGTGCAGCAGCCAGCCCCGAGGACAGCCCCGGAGCCCTCAAACCGGCAGCGCATGCCCTCTTCAAGAAGCTTAAGGAcgaggagctggagctgctggtgcaggCGGTGGAGAGCCGGGGTGCCTGGGAGTCCGGCTGTGTCTGGGCACCGCGGGGGGAGCTGCGGGGGGCCAAGCAGGCGCTGCCCCCTCAGGTCCTGCTCTGCCGTCTCTACCGCTGGCCTGACCTCCGCCAGCCCCACGAGCTCAAGCATCTCTGCTACTGCAccaggggccgggggggctgcggggacacAGCTGCACTCTGCTGCAACCCCCACCACTTCAGCCGCCTGGCTGCACCTG AGACCCCTCCACCCCCCTACTCGAAGGCATCCTGCGGTCCCTCCTGGCCGGAcgagccccagcaccccggcaccCAGTTCATGGAGTTCAGCTACAACG ACACCAGCCTCTCACAGAACACCATTAAGGACGGCTACTGGTGCAAACTGGCTTACTGGGAGCACCGAACACGTGTGGGCCGCCTCTACGCCGTGCACGACGCGTCAGTGAACATCTTCTGCGAGCTGCCACGGGGCAGCGGGTTCTGCCTGGGCCAGCTGCCAGCCACCCACTGCAGCCGAGCCGTCCGGCGGGCACGCGGCAAGATCGGCCGGGGGCTGCTGCTGAGCCGGGAGCCGGGCGGCGTGTGGGCTTACAACCGCAGCGAGCACCCCATCTTCGTCAGCTCGCCCACCCTGGGGCCCCCCAGTGCCCGCGGGCTCACCGTCCTCAAGGTGCTGCCTGGCTACTCAGTGAAGGTGTTTGACTACGAGTgggcggggggtgtggggagctGGCGGCTCCCCGGGGAGGGCCCCTGCGACCCCCACAGTGTCCGCATCAGCTTTGCCAAGGGCTGGGGGCCCTGCTACTCCCGGCAGTTCATCACCTCCTGCCCGTGCTGGCTGGAGGTCCTGCTGAACCAGCCGcactga